A region of the Stieleria neptunia genome:
GATTTAGACTCTCTCCCTCTGGGAGAGACGGCGTTTGCGCAGCAAGCAAACGCCAGAGAGGGCCGACGGCTTGCGAATGTGTTGACGACTTCCGCTACGATCAACTCCGCCACTTAGACAATTGCCCCCCCGGCCTTCCGGTCACCAGAATGCAAAGAGGCGGAGCCTCCGACACATTGCGTTCCCAGGCCGGAGCCTGGGAACGAGGGAAGAATTTGCTCCTCTCAAAATTTCGATTCGCATCCACTTCGTAACGGCCTGATCGGACATGCAGAAGGAGTTTTACCGGATCGGCGTTTTGTTGCTGATCCTGTGGCTGGTGCGGATCGTCGATGCGACGATTCCCTATGCGTTGACGAACCTCGGGCTGCAACCACGTCAATGGAGTGGGCTGCCGGGGATCATCACCATGCCATTTCTGCATGGCAGCTTTGGCCATCTGTTTAGCAACACGATGTCATTGGGAATCCTGTTGGGCTTGCTGGTCGGCTCGCAGAAAGCCCCCTGGTTGCTCGCCGCGCTGACCTCCGTCGCCGGCGCGTCGCTGCTCTGGCTGGTCGGCCGAGATGCGAATCATGTCGGCGCCAGCGGTCTGGTGTTCGGGCTGATCGGATTGATGATCGTCAGCGGCTTCTTGAATCGCAGACTGGTCCCGGTGGGCGTCGCGATCGTGGTCGGCATCCTGTTCGGCGGCACGCTGCTGTCGGGGATCCTGCCGGGCGGCGGTGCGGAAGTTTCCTGGGATGGCCATCTCTGCGGTCTCATCGGCGGCGCCGCGGTCGCGTTTTTCACCAGCGCCGAAGCCGGACGGTTCAGAATCAAAACCTGATCGGCCGGCAAGTGGGATAGGCTTCCAACCTGTCATTCCAGCATCGACGAGCCTGGAAGCCTATCCCACTCGCTGCTTTTGACGAGCCTGGAAGCCTATCCCACAAAAAAACGCCCGAACCAAATGGCTCGGGCGTTTTCGTATTGTTGATTGATTCGGGGGTAGCGGATCAATACATGTCGTGGTCGCCGCCGTGGCCTTTGGCACCGGCCTTGGGTTTTTCGGCAACCAGGGCGTCGCTGGTCAGCAACAGGGTTGCGACGCTTGCGGCGTTACCGAGTGCGGTACGCGTGACCTTGGTGGGGTCGATGACGCCGGCCTTGACCAGGTCTTCGTAGGTATCGGTCAGCGCGTTGTAGCCACCGTTGCCCTTCATCGCAGCAACTTTCTCGCAAACGATTCCGCCGTCTTGGCCGGCGTTTTGGGCGATCATGTTCAGCGGGGCGCGGCAGGAACGCAGGACGATGTTGTAACCGACTCGCTCGTCGTCGCTCAGGTCATCGCCGGGCTTGACGGTGCTGCTGGCACGCAGCAGGGCGACGCCACCACCGGGCAGGATTCCTTCTTCGACGGCGGCACGGGTTGCGTGCAGTGCATCTTCGACGCGAGCCTTCTTTTCCTTCATCTCGCTTTCGGTTGCGGCACCGACGTTGACCTTGGCGACACCACCGGCCAGTTTGGCCAATCGCTCTTCCAGCTTTTCGCGATCGTAATCGCTGGTGCTGTTTTCGATTTCACGACGGATTTGGTCGATGCGAGCCTTGATGTCGCTGCTCTTGCCGGCACCTTCGATGATGGTGGTGTTGTCCTTGTCGATGATGATCTTCTTGGCACGACCGAGTTGCGGCAGGTCGACGCTTTCCAGCTTGATGCCCAGTGCTTCGAAGATGGCTTGACCACCGGTCAGGATGGCGATGTCTTCCATCATGGCCTTGCGTCGGTCGCCGTAACCGGGAGCCTTGACGGCACAGACGTTGAACGTGCCTCGCAGACGGTTGATGACCAACGTGGCCAGTGCTTCGCCGTCGACGTCTTCGGCGATGATCAACAGCGGCTTGCCCTGTTGGACGACCTTTTCCAACATCGGGACCATGTCCTTGATGCTGCTGATTTTCTTTTCGAAGACCAGGATGTAGGCGTCTTCGAGGACGGCTTCCATGCTGGCGCTGTCGGTGACGAAGTACGGCGACAGGTAGCCGCGATCAAACTGCATCCCTTCGACCCACTCCTGCTCGGTTTGCAGGCTCTTGCCTTCGTCGACGGTGATGACGCCGTCCTTGCCGACCTTGCTCATCGCGTCGGCCAACAGTTCGCCGATTTCGCGGTCGTTGTTGCTGGCGATCGTCGCGACGTCTGCCATCGCCGACTGATCCTTGACCTTGGTGGCCATCGAATGCAGTTTTTCGGTCAGATCGGCGACGGCTTTTTCGATGCCCTGCTTCATCTTGATCGGGTTGACACCGGCGACGACGGCCTTCAAGCCTTCGTTGAAGATCGCTTCGGCCATCACGGTCGCGGTCGTGGTTCCGTCACCGGCGACGTCGCTGGTCTTGCTGGCGACTTCGCGAACCATCCGGGCGCCCATGTTCTCATAGACGTCTTCCAGCTCGATTTCCTTCGCCACGGTGACACCGTCTTTGGTGACGGTCGGGCTGCCGAAACTCTTCTGCAAGATCACGTTGCGGCCCTTGGGACCGAGGGTGACCTTGACGGTGCGAGCCAGTTTGGAAACGCCTCGGCGAATCGCCTCACGGGCTTCCTGCTCAAATGCAATGATCTTTGCCATGGAATTCTATTTAGGTGTGTTGTTAGAGGTTTTTGATCGGGTGGGATGCGAACGGAAATTGCTCGGCAGCGGCCTAGAGGCAGCGGCCTAGAGGCAGCGGCCTAGCCGATCACCGCCAGAACGTCGTCTTCACGCATCAGCAAATATTCTTCGCCATCGATCTCGACCGACTCGCCGGCGTAACTGCTGAACAGCACGTGGTCGCCTTCGGAAAGCTGGCTTTGTCCACGGGTGCCGTCATCGAGCAGCTTGCCCGTGCCGATTGCCACGACGGTGCCCCGGGCCGGTTTTTCTCGTGCCGAATCGGGAAGAACGATCCCGCCAGCGGTCGTTTCTTCGACTTCTTCACGCTGGACCACGATTCGCTCGCCGATCGGTTGCAGACGAACGGAAGCCTTTTTCTTGGTGGCAGTCGCCATAGTTGCGGATACCTTTTCTGTAGTGCGGGAAATTGAATGGAGAATGTCTTGTCGGCTGCCGCCAGCGGCAATTGGCCTGCTCAGTCGTAATCAGCCAGCCGTATTCAGCCAGTCGCGATCAACACGACGGCGGCCGAAACGACCACTTGGCAGTCCACCGCGCGAAGTCGACTATACGGAGTCCACTGGCGAGCGACTGTCGTTTGGGGGCCTGACGGCCGCGCCAAGTTGACAGTTTTTCTGACTGGCACGCCGAGCAGCAAACGGTGTGCCAGATCCTGACCGCGGCCGGGACATCACACTCCTCCAACCGCACCAAGCCCCCAAAGAGCCTGAAAATGTCGTTGCAGAAAGTTTCCTGAAGGTCGCTGATCGCGGACGCGTATCTTGGTGCATTTCCGGTTTCTGCAACAGGGGCCAAATCATCTGCCCCGAGCGGAATCTTCCAGAGCTGGCCGGTTTTTCGCCAGCGACACCGCAGAATCGAGGGTCGCAACCATCAGCGGCACGGCGATTGGCCCGTCGACAGCCCGCGGCCCGGCGAATAATGCCATCCACTTTGACGCCACGCGCGGTGCTTTCTCTTAGCAGTAGGGCGCGAGCGGGCTGTCGATTTTGTGAGCCGCGACGCGTAAGCGGCCGGGCACGGCGACGCTGCCCGAGGCCTGACGGCCAGCGGCTCACCATTGACTCAGCAGATCCCGACTCCATCGACAGCCGGCTCGCGCCGTTCCGCTAACACCGTGAGAGCCAAAGTAGATGGCATTTGGCCAACGCACGCGGGCCGGCCAGAAACGACAAATTGGCAGGCGTGTATTCCCACAAGTCGCAAGGCTTGAAGTCACCCTCCCTCTGGGAGGGTGACCTTCAAAACTCCCAATCTCATTCGACAAGGTCGCCCACGGATGAACGAACGGATGAACAAACCAACGAAGATTGCTTTGCCGCTAAACTCCCCGCGGTCCATTCCATCGACAAGTTGCAGCTCGGCCGTGCCAATTGGCCCGGCGGTTGCATCAAGGTTTTGTCTGGCCAGTTCCCCTGCCAAAACTGCTTTTCAGCGTTCCAAATAAGCCAATACGGGTTCTTAGATGCTCCTTTTTGATCCGATCTACCTGCTTTTCATCGCCCCCCCGCTGCTGCTAGGGCTGTTCGCCCAGTGGCGGGTCAAAAGCACGTTCGCGTCCATGTCCCAGGTCCAAGCACGGATGAGCGGCGCCCAAGCGGCGCGACAAATGCTCGATTCGGCAGGCCTGCACCAGGTCGGGGTCGAACAAGTCCCCGGCCACCTGAGCGACCACTACGACCCCCGCGCCAAGGTGCTGCGGTTGAGTCCCGAAGTTTACGGCGGGCGATCGATGGCCGCGCTCGGGGTTGCCTGTCACGAGGCGGGCCACGCGTTTCAAGACGCCAAGGGCTACGCACCGCTGATCATTCGCAACATGGCCGTCCCGGCGGCGAATTTCGGCAGCAACATCGGGGTCACCCTGGCCACCATCGGGCTGTTTCTCAGTTACCAAATCCCTTCGGTGGGCAACCTGTTGCTGCTGGCGGGAATCGTCTTGTTCGCCGGCGTGGTGTTCTTTCAAGTCGTCAACCTGCCGGTGGAGTTTGACGCCAGCGCCCGGGCGCGACGCCACTTGGTGTCCGCCAATTTGATCGCGGCCAACGAGGAACACTTCGTCGCCAAGGTGCTCAACGCCGCGGCGTTGACCTACGTGGCCGGAACGCTGCAAGCGATCATGACGCTCGCCTACTTCATTTTCCGTTTGATGGGTGACCGACGCTAGGCGTTTGCCGGTACGATGGGGCGCATGAACGATGCGCTCCGTCAAATCACCGAAGGCCAATTCCAAACCTACAGCAAGCTGCCGTGGCTGATGTTGGTGGTGTTCGCCGTGCCGCTGGCCGTGGGGGCGTGGCGTTTCCGCACCTATCCGACAAAGCTGTGGATCGCCGTCCTGACGATCACCCTGGCCGGAAGCGTCTTCACGGTCTTTTCCCCCGACAGTTTCATCTGGGTCGCGGCGCTCGACTGGCTACTCTTGATCGTGGCGACGGTCGATTTTCTGTCGATCTACTTGTCGACCAATCACGGGATCCACGCCAGTCGCGAAATCGCCCGCTCCTGCTCGCTGGGTGTTCCGGTTGAAAGCCATCTGACGGTCGAAAACCTTTCCGGCATCACCCTGGTCGGCCACGCGCGGGACGACCTGCCGGACGATTTCGAATCCTCCCCCGACCAGCACCGATTGCGATTGCCGCCCCGTGGACGCGTCAGCTTTCGCCGCAAATTGACGCCCGGCCGCCGCGGGGCGTTCCGACTCGAGCACGTTTCGCTCCGCTTCCTCAGCCCGCTTCGGCTGTGGCATCGCTACATCCAGATTCCGCTGGAAAGCGAGCTGAACGTTTACCCGGACATGAAACAGTTGAGCGACTATGCGTTGCTCGCCCGCACGAATCGATTGAGCCTGATCGGCGTCCGCCGCACCCGACGGATCGGCCAAGACAGCGATTTTGAACGTCTGCGCGACTACAGCCGAGACGACAATTTTCGCCACATCGATTGGCGCAGCACCGCCCGCCGAAACAAGCTGACCGTTCGGCAATTCCAAAGCGACCAAAGCCAACGGGTGATCTTCCTGCTCGACTGCGGCCGCATGATGACCAACACCCGCGACGGCTACACGTTGCTCGATCACGCCATGAATTCCGCGCTGATGATGGCCTACGTCGCGCTGCACCAGGGCGACGCGGTGGGAATGCTGTGCTTTTCCGATTCCGTGCATGCCTACATCCCGCCCCACGGAGGAAAGAGCCAAATGAATCGCCTGATTCATGCCTGCTTTGACCAGTTCCCCCGGATGGTCGAATCACGATACGACCAGGCGTTTCTGTACCTCCGCAACCATTGCAAACGCCGATCGCTGGTCGTCCTGGCGACCAACATCATCGATGAAGTCAACGCGGCGGCCGTCACGGACTACCTGGGCAACATCAACGGCCAGCACCTGCCGATGGGAGTGATCCTGAGGGACCGCACCCTGTTCGAGGCGGCCGACCACCCCGAGGGCGACGAATCGAACCTGTATCGCGCCGCCGCGGCCGCCGACATCCTCGTCTGGCGCGACCAAGTCCTCAAAGACCTGGAGCACCGCGGCGTGCTGATGGTCGACACGTTTCCGGACGAATTGACCGCGCCGCTGGTCAACCAATACCTGGAGATCAAGGCCAAGCATTTGCTCTAGCCTTCTTGGATAACGTGGCTATCGAAATCGCATGACTCTGGTAATCTGGTGGGTTCGCAAAAACCATTCACCCGACCGCAGATTGATCCATGCCCCGTCGCTCGTATAAGAATTCACCCGGCAAAAAGCCTTCCGCCGCCAAGCGGACGGGGGGCAAGCCGAAACGTGGGGCACGCAAGCCGAAGGCCAAAACCTCCGAAAGCGAGCCGAAATCGCAGTCGGCGGCACCCAAGAAACGCCCCGCCAGCAAAGACACGGCCGGCAAACGCACCACCAAACGCACGGCCGGCAAACGCACCAGGCGAGCCCCCGCCGCCGCGACGACCAGCACGCGGGATCAACCGCAACGGCTGCAACGACTGCTGGCGGCCGCGGGATTCGGAAGCCGACGCCAATGCGAATCGCTGATCGAAGAAGGACGCGTCGAAGTCGATGGCGAGATCGCCGCGGAACTGGGGACCGTGGTCGACCCCAAGAGCAGTAAGGTGCTCGTCGACGGCGTGCCGCTGAGACAACAGAAACTCGTTTATTACGCCGTCAACAAACCGACCGGCTTTTTGAGCACCAACGCCGACCCGCGCGGACGCCAACGCGTCATCGATCTGGTCCCCAACAGCGAACGCGTTTTCCCCGTCGGACGACTGGATCAGAGCAGCCAGGGGCTGATGCTGTTGACCAACGACGGTGATTTGGCCCAGCAATTGTCGCACCCCAAATACGGCGTCCGAAAAGTCTATCGCGTCACCGTGGCCGGCAAGATCGATGGCGAAACGATGCGGAGCATGCGCAAGGGCATCTATATTTCGGACGGATTCGTTCGCGTCGAAGGGGCCAAGATCGTCAAGTCGCGGGCCCGCGCGACCGAAATGGAGATCACGCTCCGCGAAGGCAAGAATCGCGAGATCCGCCGAATCCTGGCGCGGCTGGGGCACAAGGTCCAGACCTTGCGCCGGATTGCGATCGGACCGCTGCGAATCGGCGACATGCCGGTCGGTGCCCACCGCGTGCTGTCGCGCGATGAAGTCAGCCGGCTGAGAAAAGCGATCGAACATAGCCGCGACGAAGTCGCCGACGAAACGCCGCGACGCCGACCGGCTGGCAAGGGGACCAAGAAACGGTCCGCAAAAAAGAAATCGGCCGGGAAACGACGTTACGCCGAAAGCCGCAACGACGTCACCGCGCGGCGGACGAGCCGAAAACCGGCGACGACGAAGTTTTCATTCAAACCGAAGAAGTCCGACGGCGGCGGCTCGATCATCGGCGGCGATTGAACCGACGTTCCAAGGCAGAGCCTTGGAACGAGTTACCAGCAGGCTTGCGTTACAGCGTCGCCCGGAGCTTGGCTCCGTTGCCGGCTTGTCCGAACGACGTCATGCGTGCGACGCAAACGTCTTTCATCGCCGTGCGGGCGGGCTTCAGATAAGCACGCGGGTCGAACGCCGAGGGGTCTTCGGCGAACACCTTGCGGATCGCGCCGGTGATCGCCATGCGGCAATCGGTATCGACGTTGATCTTGCGAACGCCGCTCTTGATCCCGCGTTGGATTTCTTCGACCGGCACGCCGTAGGTTTGCTTCATTTGGCCGCCGTACTGGTTGATGATGTCCTGCAGTTCTTGCGGAACACTGCTGCTGCCGTGCATCACCAGGTGGGTGTTGGGCAGCTTGGCGTGGATTTCTTCGATCCGCGTCATCGCCAACACTTCGCCGGTCGGTTTCTTGGTGAACTTGTACGCACCGTGGCTGGTCCCGATGGCGACGGCCAGTGCGTCGACGCCGGTTTCTTCGACAAATCGCTGGGCTTCGTCGGGATCGGTCAGCAATTGGTCGTGGGTCAATTCGCCGACCGCACCGTGGCCGTCTTCCTGCTCCCCTTCGCCGCTTTCGAGCGATCCCAGGCAGCCGAGTTCACCTTCGACGGAGACATTTTTGGCGTGAGCCATTTCAACGACGGCCTTGGTGACCTTGGCGTTGTATTCGTAGTCGGCGGGCGTTTTTCCGTCTTCTTCCAGCGAACCGTCCATCATCACGCTGGTGAAGCCGTTTTCGATCGCCGATTTACAGGTCTCGGGGCTGTTGCCATGGTCTTGGTGCATGACGATCGGAATGTGCGGGTACAATTCGGTCGCCGCGATCATCAGATGTCGCAGGTAAGCGTCCTGCGAATAGGCCCGTGCACCGCGTGATGCCTGGATAATCACCGGCGAATCGGTTTCTTCGGCGGCTTCCATGATCGCCTGGATCTGTTCCATATTGTTGACGTTGAATGCCGCAACGCCGTAATCGTTTTCTGCGGCGTGGTCGAGCACAACGCGAAGTGGAACCAATGCCATGATCAGCTACCTTGGGGTAAAATGAGAGTCGGAGGTCAGTCTTTTGCCGGGAATTATCGCTGCGTGACCCCTGACCGCAAGGGCGGGGGATCATGATTCTGCTGTTGGACAATCAGGACTCCTTTGTTCACAACTTGGCGCGCTATTTTCGCCTTACCGGGGCGGAGACGCGGGTGATCCGGAGCAACCAGATCACCGCCCGTCAGGCCATTGACCTGGCCCCCCAGGCGATCGTACTGTCCCCGGGCCCCCACGGACCGGCCGATGCGGGTTGCTGTGTCGACCTGATCCGCCAGGCTCCCGAGCACCTGCCGATCCTGGGCGTGTGTCTGGGACACCAAGCGATCGGGGCTGCATTCGGTGGACAAATCATCCGCAGCGAGCCCCGCCATGGCCTGGCCAGCCCGATCACCCACGATGGAGTCGACCTGTTTCGCAACTGCCCCAGCCCGATGAACGTGGCGCGTTATCATTCCCTGGTCGTCTCGCCACAGCGCCTGCCCAGCTGCTTGCGGGTGACCGCCACCAGCACCGACGACGCCTGCGTGATGGGACTGCGCCACCGCTCGCGCCCGGTCTTTGGAGTCCAGTTTCATCCCGAATCCATTCTGTCGGACAGCGGCCAAACCATCGTCCAAAACTTCGCCTCCCTGACCCAAAACGCAACGTGATCCTGGAATCAATCGTGACGACGATCGGCGCAGACGGCCGCGTCAATCTTGCGCCGATGGGGCCGGTGGTGTCCAATCCCGATGCGATGACGTCCAGCGGATCCGCCGATCCGGGCTTCATCCTGCGACCGTTCGAGGGCTCGCGCACGTTCGCCAATTTAGGTGCGACGCGACGCGCGACGATTCACGTGACCGATAACGCGGCCCTCTTCGCCCGCGCCGCGGTCAGCCAGCTCGACGATCAATCCGCATCGCTGCGGCGCTCGGATTGCGGAGGATGGGCGATCCTGAACCACTGCCATCGTTGGTTTGCCGTCGAAGTGACCTCTGTGGCCGAAACGCCGCCGCGCTACGAGATGCCCTGCCGCGTGGTCGACTCCGGGATCATCGCGCCGTTCTTCGGTTTCAATCGAGCCAAGCATGCCGTGATCGAAGCAGCCATCCTGGCAACTCGGACTCATCTGATCCCGGCCGCGGACGTCCGGTCACAATTGGATGCATTGAAACCCTTGGTCGACAAGACCGCCGGCAGCGCCGAACGGGACGCGTTTGAGACGTTGGTTGCGGTGATCACCCGGCGGATCGAGCCACACGCCCCGACCGGAATCCGATGATGCGTGCGGCGAAACGGATTCGAATCGAAACCGGCGCGCGGTTGCACTTCGGGTTGCTCGACACATCGCCGCCATTCGGTGGTCTCGGCGTGATGATCGACCGGCCGGCAACCATCGTCGAACTCTCCGCGGCCGATCAATGGACCGTGGCGAGTGCGTTTCAAAAACGCGCCTGCCCGATCGCTAAACGCTTGTGTCAAGCAATCGGCCAGACGTCGTTGCCCGCCGTGGCGATCGACGTCGTCAGCGCCGCTCCTCCGCACCGCGGGTTCGGCAGCGGCACACAACTCTCACTCGCCATCGCCGAAGGGTTGCGGCAGTTCACCGGGCAGGATATTTCCGATGAAACGCTCGCCGCCGAAATCGCCGATCGGGGCAAACGTTCGGCGGTCGGCGTCCATGGTTTTTTCAACGGCGGCATGATCTTCGAAACCGGCGATGAAGATCGCCAAACGCTAAACCCGATTCGACAACGACTCGAATTGCCCGACCGATGGCGTTTGTTGACGCTCAGCCCCGCGACGATTGCCGAAACGGTATCGGGTCAACACGAATCCGATCACTTTGCCAGACTGCAATCCAAGCCTCACCGATCGGCCGTAAACCGCATTGGCGACGAGCTACAGCGGCACATCGTCGATGAGATCCTGCCGGCCGCCCGGGCCGGTCACTTCACCGACTTCGCCCATGCGATCGAAACGTACAACCACACCAGCGGCACGCTGTTCGCCGAAGCCCAAGGCGGCCCCTACAACGGCCGCTGGGTCACCGAGCTGATCGCGTCGCTTCGAAACGCCGGCGCGATCGGCGTGGGGCAAAGCAGTTGGGGTCCGGGAGTGTTCGCCTGGTGCGAAGACGAATCAGCCGCGAACGCTTTGGCCGAACAGTTTGCCAGCCCGTCGATCGACATTCAAATCGCTCGCATCAAACACACCGGGCGAACGGTGACCGAGCGGTAGCTCATGCAGTGCATGACGGTCAATCGGTACTCCTCCGCCGAACGATCAATGTCATCCGCCGCTGATCCGTCTGATTGGATCGCGGACTCAAG
Encoded here:
- a CDS encoding DUF447 domain-containing protein, giving the protein MILESIVTTIGADGRVNLAPMGPVVSNPDAMTSSGSADPGFILRPFEGSRTFANLGATRRATIHVTDNAALFARAAVSQLDDQSASLRRSDCGGWAILNHCHRWFAVEVTSVAETPPRYEMPCRVVDSGIIAPFFGFNRAKHAVIEAAILATRTHLIPAADVRSQLDALKPLVDKTAGSAERDAFETLVAVITRRIEPHAPTGIR
- a CDS encoding anthranilate synthase component II, with the translated sequence MILLLDNQDSFVHNLARYFRLTGAETRVIRSNQITARQAIDLAPQAIVLSPGPHGPADAGCCVDLIRQAPEHLPILGVCLGHQAIGAAFGGQIIRSEPRHGLASPITHDGVDLFRNCPSPMNVARYHSLVVSPQRLPSCLRVTATSTDDACVMGLRHRSRPVFGVQFHPESILSDSGQTIVQNFASLTQNAT
- a CDS encoding GHMP family kinase ATP-binding protein codes for the protein MMRAAKRIRIETGARLHFGLLDTSPPFGGLGVMIDRPATIVELSAADQWTVASAFQKRACPIAKRLCQAIGQTSLPAVAIDVVSAAPPHRGFGSGTQLSLAIAEGLRQFTGQDISDETLAAEIADRGKRSAVGVHGFFNGGMIFETGDEDRQTLNPIRQRLELPDRWRLLTLSPATIAETVSGQHESDHFARLQSKPHRSAVNRIGDELQRHIVDEILPAARAGHFTDFAHAIETYNHTSGTLFAEAQGGPYNGRWVTELIASLRNAGAIGVGQSSWGPGVFAWCEDESAANALAEQFASPSIDIQIARIKHTGRTVTER
- a CDS encoding DUF58 domain-containing protein, with the translated sequence MNDALRQITEGQFQTYSKLPWLMLVVFAVPLAVGAWRFRTYPTKLWIAVLTITLAGSVFTVFSPDSFIWVAALDWLLLIVATVDFLSIYLSTNHGIHASREIARSCSLGVPVESHLTVENLSGITLVGHARDDLPDDFESSPDQHRLRLPPRGRVSFRRKLTPGRRGAFRLEHVSLRFLSPLRLWHRYIQIPLESELNVYPDMKQLSDYALLARTNRLSLIGVRRTRRIGQDSDFERLRDYSRDDNFRHIDWRSTARRNKLTVRQFQSDQSQRVIFLLDCGRMMTNTRDGYTLLDHAMNSALMMAYVALHQGDAVGMLCFSDSVHAYIPPHGGKSQMNRLIHACFDQFPRMVESRYDQAFLYLRNHCKRRSLVVLATNIIDEVNAAAVTDYLGNINGQHLPMGVILRDRTLFEAADHPEGDESNLYRAAAAADILVWRDQVLKDLEHRGVLMVDTFPDELTAPLVNQYLEIKAKHLL
- a CDS encoding zinc metallopeptidase encodes the protein MLLFDPIYLLFIAPPLLLGLFAQWRVKSTFASMSQVQARMSGAQAARQMLDSAGLHQVGVEQVPGHLSDHYDPRAKVLRLSPEVYGGRSMAALGVACHEAGHAFQDAKGYAPLIIRNMAVPAANFGSNIGVTLATIGLFLSYQIPSVGNLLLLAGIVLFAGVVFFQVVNLPVEFDASARARRHLVSANLIAANEEHFVAKVLNAAALTYVAGTLQAIMTLAYFIFRLMGDRR
- a CDS encoding rhomboid family intramembrane serine protease; its protein translation is MQKEFYRIGVLLLILWLVRIVDATIPYALTNLGLQPRQWSGLPGIITMPFLHGSFGHLFSNTMSLGILLGLLVGSQKAPWLLAALTSVAGASLLWLVGRDANHVGASGLVFGLIGLMIVSGFLNRRLVPVGVAIVVGILFGGTLLSGILPGGGAEVSWDGHLCGLIGGAAVAFFTSAEAGRFRIKT
- the groES gene encoding co-chaperone GroES, which codes for MATATKKKASVRLQPIGERIVVQREEVEETTAGGIVLPDSAREKPARGTVVAIGTGKLLDDGTRGQSQLSEGDHVLFSSYAGESVEIDGEEYLLMREDDVLAVIG
- the fba gene encoding class II fructose-bisphosphate aldolase (catalyzes the reversible aldol condensation of dihydroxyacetonephosphate and glyceraldehyde 3-phosphate in the Calvin cycle, glycolysis, and/or gluconeogenesis); protein product: MALVPLRVVLDHAAENDYGVAAFNVNNMEQIQAIMEAAEETDSPVIIQASRGARAYSQDAYLRHLMIAATELYPHIPIVMHQDHGNSPETCKSAIENGFTSVMMDGSLEEDGKTPADYEYNAKVTKAVVEMAHAKNVSVEGELGCLGSLESGEGEQEDGHGAVGELTHDQLLTDPDEAQRFVEETGVDALAVAIGTSHGAYKFTKKPTGEVLAMTRIEEIHAKLPNTHLVMHGSSSVPQELQDIINQYGGQMKQTYGVPVEEIQRGIKSGVRKINVDTDCRMAITGAIRKVFAEDPSAFDPRAYLKPARTAMKDVCVARMTSFGQAGNGAKLRATL
- a CDS encoding pseudouridine synthase, which produces MPRRSYKNSPGKKPSAAKRTGGKPKRGARKPKAKTSESEPKSQSAAPKKRPASKDTAGKRTTKRTAGKRTRRAPAAATTSTRDQPQRLQRLLAAAGFGSRRQCESLIEEGRVEVDGEIAAELGTVVDPKSSKVLVDGVPLRQQKLVYYAVNKPTGFLSTNADPRGRQRVIDLVPNSERVFPVGRLDQSSQGLMLLTNDGDLAQQLSHPKYGVRKVYRVTVAGKIDGETMRSMRKGIYISDGFVRVEGAKIVKSRARATEMEITLREGKNREIRRILARLGHKVQTLRRIAIGPLRIGDMPVGAHRVLSRDEVSRLRKAIEHSRDEVADETPRRRPAGKGTKKRSAKKKSAGKRRYAESRNDVTARRTSRKPATTKFSFKPKKSDGGGSIIGGD
- the groL gene encoding chaperonin GroEL (60 kDa chaperone family; promotes refolding of misfolded polypeptides especially under stressful conditions; forms two stacked rings of heptamers to form a barrel-shaped 14mer; ends can be capped by GroES; misfolded proteins enter the barrel where they are refolded when GroES binds), encoding MAKIIAFEQEAREAIRRGVSKLARTVKVTLGPKGRNVILQKSFGSPTVTKDGVTVAKEIELEDVYENMGARMVREVASKTSDVAGDGTTTATVMAEAIFNEGLKAVVAGVNPIKMKQGIEKAVADLTEKLHSMATKVKDQSAMADVATIASNNDREIGELLADAMSKVGKDGVITVDEGKSLQTEQEWVEGMQFDRGYLSPYFVTDSASMEAVLEDAYILVFEKKISSIKDMVPMLEKVVQQGKPLLIIAEDVDGEALATLVINRLRGTFNVCAVKAPGYGDRRKAMMEDIAILTGGQAIFEALGIKLESVDLPQLGRAKKIIIDKDNTTIIEGAGKSSDIKARIDQIRREIENSTSDYDREKLEERLAKLAGGVAKVNVGAATESEMKEKKARVEDALHATRAAVEEGILPGGGVALLRASSTVKPGDDLSDDERVGYNIVLRSCRAPLNMIAQNAGQDGGIVCEKVAAMKGNGGYNALTDTYEDLVKAGVIDPTKVTRTALGNAASVATLLLTSDALVAEKPKAGAKGHGGDHDMY